Proteins encoded in a region of the Candidatus Hydrogenedentota bacterium genome:
- a CDS encoding alpha-galactosidase: protein MTRLTTLSLAVCVFLVCSAAGAEAGFGVTAEAFSSAAWEVPGVDAAQIALSREWQGNACTLRLKNVSNAPVSPREAVLFRLPHALPPETGLYGEGFSMLSQTGGTLGKPENIGGYTDRDHYRIPQAADATTVYNLLLLSPPEGGHLLMGFTSCRRFAGCFRLRPDSLEVVLDLEGLPLAPGAALDLEGFWFAAGPDREALLAAFAEKLSESHPRLPFPAPPTGWCSWYCFGPGVTSRQVMRNLEFIKTELPQLRYVQIDDGYQAAMGDWLETGKAFKGGIKDLLAEIRKAGFEPAIWVAPFIAEENSRVFREHPEWFMKDETGQPLRSDKVTFGGWRNGPWYALDGTHPGAREHLESVFRILREEWGCTYFKLDANFWGAMHGGKLHDPAATRVEAYRRGMEAVLRGAGDAFILGCNHPLWPSLGVVHGARSSGDITRSWDVYRGIARENFHRNWQNGRLWWNDPDCVLLSGKLPENEYFFHASVALASGGMLLSGDNLPALSAERLAMLKKLLPPSGVAARFDGSAFDTGRIALPDKTLVCVFNWSDEAKTAQVTLEAPGPVTDFWTGKEVEVKDAAVTLPDMPPHSARVLVCPPGNDGRN from the coding sequence ATGACCCGCTTGACGACGTTGTCCCTGGCTGTGTGCGTGTTCCTGGTTTGTTCCGCCGCCGGGGCGGAGGCCGGGTTCGGCGTCACGGCGGAAGCCTTTTCGTCCGCCGCGTGGGAGGTGCCGGGGGTGGACGCCGCGCAGATCGCGCTGTCCCGCGAATGGCAGGGGAACGCCTGCACCCTCCGCCTGAAGAATGTCTCCAATGCCCCGGTCTCGCCGCGCGAGGCGGTGCTGTTCCGCCTGCCGCACGCGCTGCCGCCGGAGACGGGCCTCTACGGCGAGGGCTTCTCCATGCTCTCCCAGACCGGCGGCACGCTGGGGAAGCCGGAGAACATCGGCGGCTACACGGACCGCGACCATTACCGCATCCCCCAGGCGGCCGACGCGACCACGGTGTACAACCTGCTGCTGCTGTCTCCGCCGGAGGGCGGGCATCTGCTGATGGGCTTCACCTCGTGCCGGCGCTTCGCGGGGTGTTTCCGGCTGCGTCCTGACTCGCTCGAGGTGGTGCTGGATTTGGAGGGGCTGCCGCTGGCCCCCGGCGCGGCGCTGGACCTGGAGGGCTTCTGGTTCGCCGCGGGCCCCGACCGCGAGGCGCTGCTGGCGGCCTTCGCGGAAAAGCTGTCGGAGAGCCACCCGCGCCTTCCCTTCCCCGCGCCGCCCACGGGCTGGTGCTCGTGGTACTGCTTCGGCCCGGGCGTGACCTCGCGGCAGGTCATGCGCAACCTGGAGTTCATCAAGACGGAGCTGCCCCAGCTCCGCTACGTCCAGATTGACGACGGCTACCAGGCCGCCATGGGCGACTGGCTGGAGACGGGCAAGGCGTTCAAGGGCGGGATCAAGGACCTGCTGGCGGAAATCCGGAAGGCGGGCTTTGAGCCGGCCATCTGGGTCGCCCCGTTCATCGCCGAGGAGAACTCCCGCGTCTTCCGCGAGCATCCCGAATGGTTCATGAAGGACGAGACGGGACAGCCCCTGCGCTCGGACAAGGTCACCTTCGGCGGCTGGCGCAACGGCCCGTGGTACGCCCTGGACGGCACGCACCCCGGCGCGCGGGAGCATCTGGAGTCCGTTTTCCGCATCCTGCGCGAGGAGTGGGGCTGCACCTACTTCAAGCTCGACGCGAACTTCTGGGGGGCCATGCACGGCGGGAAACTGCACGACCCCGCCGCCACCCGAGTGGAGGCCTACCGGCGCGGCATGGAGGCCGTGCTGCGCGGCGCGGGCGACGCCTTCATCCTCGGGTGCAACCACCCGCTGTGGCCGTCCCTCGGCGTGGTCCACGGCGCGCGGTCGTCCGGCGACATCACGCGGTCGTGGGACGTCTACCGGGGCATCGCGCGGGAGAACTTCCACCGGAACTGGCAGAACGGGCGGCTCTGGTGGAACGACCCGGACTGCGTGCTCCTGTCGGGAAAGCTGCCCGAGAACGAGTACTTCTTCCATGCGTCCGTCGCCCTGGCCTCCGGCGGGATGCTGCTCTCGGGCGACAACCTGCCCGCCCTCTCGGCGGAACGGCTCGCCATGCTCAAGAAACTGCTGCCGCCGTCGGGCGTCGCCGCCCGCTTCGATGGAAGCGCCTTCGACACGGGCCGGATCGCGCTGCCCGACAAGACGCTGGTCTGCGTGTTTAACTGGTCCGATGAGGCAAAGACCGCGCAGGTCACCCTGGAGGCGCCGGGGCCGGTCACCGACTTCTGGACCGGAAAGGAAGTGGAGGTAAAGGACGCCGCCGTGACGCTGCCCGACATGCCCCCCCACTCCGCGCGCGTCCTCGTGTGCCCGCCCGGCAACGACGGGCGCAACTGA